One window of the Trifolium pratense cultivar HEN17-A07 linkage group LG2, ARS_RC_1.1, whole genome shotgun sequence genome contains the following:
- the LOC123908784 gene encoding uncharacterized protein LOC123908784 encodes MGNCSSSDSTRVATAKLILQDGRLQEFSYPVKVSYLLKEYPSCFICNSDEMDFDDVVTAVDENQVLQPGQLYFALPLSWLKQPLQAQEMAALAVKASSALMKCGVRRKQILFSGEYDSKRVSPANGSVGGTVQRSRRGRAGSGSGGVEKFAALLSSIPE; translated from the coding sequence ATGGGAAATTGCAGCTCCTCCGATTCAACTCGTGTTGCAACAGCAAAACTCATTTTACAAGACGGAAGATTACAAGAATTTTCATATCCAGTCAAAGTTTCTTACCTCTTGAAAGAGTATCCATCGTGTTTTATATGTAACTCCGACGAAATGGATTTCGACGACGTCGTAACCGCCGTCGACGAAAACCAAGTGTTGCAACCCGGACAGCTTTATTTTGCTCTTCCGTTGAGTTGGTTGAAACAACCGTTGCAAGCTCAAGAGATGGCTGCATTGGCCGTTAAAGCGAGTTCGGCTCTCATGAAATGCGGTGTTCGTCGGAAACAGATTCTGTTCTCCGGTGAGTATGACTCTAAGCGCGTTTCACCGGCTAATGGTTCTGTCGGTGGTACTGTGCAGAGATCAAGAAGAGGAAGAGCTGGAAGTGGTAGTGGCGGTGTTGAGAAGTTTGCGGCGTTGTTGAGTTCGATACCGGAGTAG